A window from Citrus sinensis cultivar Valencia sweet orange chromosome 3, DVS_A1.0, whole genome shotgun sequence encodes these proteins:
- the LOC102614937 gene encoding DAR GTPase 3, chloroplastic isoform X1, translating to MAVQVQLSSLWLPSPTVTVPFVHCKSKTKPSTTSLASSASLSSSLSSSAPIIQTVGGKQSSWHGGNSNNSNGSIEAYEEECDWADLDADLYYWTKSLRPVQWYPGHIAKTEKELKDQLKLMDVVIEVRDARIPLSTTHPLMDQWLGNRKRILVLNREDMISMADRNAWATYFAKQGTKVIFSNGQLGMGTMKLSRLAKALASDVNVKRRSKGLLPRAVRAGIVGYPNVGKSSLINRLLKRRMCPAAPRPGVTRVLKWVRFGKDLEFLDSPGIIPMRISDQAAAIKLAICDDIGERSYDVADVAAILVQMLARIPTVGITALQNRYKIDMDGTCGKTFVQKLALHLFNGDTHQAAFRILTDFRKGKFGWISLERPPRLSLTAVP from the exons ATGGCTGTGCAGGTGCAGCTATCAAGTTTATGGTTACCTTCTCCTACAGTCACTGTGCCTTTTGTTCATTGCAAAAGTAAAACCAAACCATCTACGACATCTCTAGCTTCGTCTGCTTCTTTGTCTTCTTCTTTGTCGTCTTCAGCTCCTATTATTCAG ACTGTTGGTGGGAAACAATCGAGTTGGCATGGAggaaattcaaataattccAATGGCAGTATTGAGGCCTACGAAGAAGAGTGTGATTGGGCTGATCTGGATGCTGATCTTTACTACTGGACCAAGTCATTGCGGCCTGTtcag TGGTATCCTGGTCATATTGcaaaaactgaaaaagaacTCAAAGATCAACTGAAGCTCATGGATGTTGTCATAGAAGTTCGAGATGCTCGAATTCCCTTGTCCACTACCCATCCACTG ATGGATCAATGGCTTGGTAATAGGAAAAGAATTTTAGTTTTGAACCGAGAAGACATGATATCTATGGCAGATCGAAATGCTTGGGCAACTTATTTTGCAAAGCAAGGGACTAAAGTTATCTTCTCCAATGGACAATTGGGAATG GGCACTATGAAGCTGAGCCGGTTAGCAAAGGCATTGGCTTCTGATGTAAATGTCAAACGAAGATCTAAAGGTCTGCTTCCTCGTGCG GTTCGGGCTGGAATTGTTGGATATCCTAATGTCGGGAAATCATCTTTGATCAACCGTTTGCTGAAGCGGCGAATGTGTCCAGCAGCACCTAGACCAGGTGTTACAAGAGTATTGAA GTGGGTTCGTTTTGGCAAAGATCTTGAATTTCTAGACTCTCCTGGAATAATTCCGATGCGGATTAGTGATCAAGCAGCTGCAATAAAGCTTGCTATATGTGATGACATTGGAGAGAGATCCTATGATGTAGCTGATGTTGCTGCAATTCTTGTACAAATGCTggcaaggattccaacagtaG GTATAACTGCTCTTCAGAACCGTTACAAAATTGACATGGATGGTACCTGTGGTAAAAC ATTTGTACAGAAGCTTGCCCTTCACTTGTTCAATGGGGACACCCATCAAGCAGCATTTCGTATCTTGACAGATTTCCGAAAAGGGAAATTCGGTTGGATTTCACTGGAGAGGCCTCCTCG GCTTTCATTGACTGCAGTGCCATaa
- the LOC102614937 gene encoding DAR GTPase 3, chloroplastic isoform X2, whose amino-acid sequence MAVQVQLSSLWLPSPTVTVPFVHCKSKTKPSTTSLASSASLSSSLSSSAPIIQTVGGKQSSWHGGNSNNSNGSIEAYEEECDWADLDADLYYWTKSLRPVQWYPGHIAKTEKELKDQLKLMDVVIEVRDARIPLSTTHPLMDQWLGNRKRILVLNREDMISMADRNAWATYFAKQGTKVIFSNGQLGMGTMKLSRLAKALASDVNVKRRSKGLLPRAVRAGIVGYPNVGKSSLINRLLKRRMCPAAPRPGVTRVLKWVRFGKDLEFLDSPGIIPMRISDQAAAIKLAICDDIGERSYDVADVAAILVQMLARIPTVGITALQNRYKIDMDGTCGKTFVQKLALHLFNGDTHQAAFRILTDFRKGKFGWISLERPPRL is encoded by the exons ATGGCTGTGCAGGTGCAGCTATCAAGTTTATGGTTACCTTCTCCTACAGTCACTGTGCCTTTTGTTCATTGCAAAAGTAAAACCAAACCATCTACGACATCTCTAGCTTCGTCTGCTTCTTTGTCTTCTTCTTTGTCGTCTTCAGCTCCTATTATTCAG ACTGTTGGTGGGAAACAATCGAGTTGGCATGGAggaaattcaaataattccAATGGCAGTATTGAGGCCTACGAAGAAGAGTGTGATTGGGCTGATCTGGATGCTGATCTTTACTACTGGACCAAGTCATTGCGGCCTGTtcag TGGTATCCTGGTCATATTGcaaaaactgaaaaagaacTCAAAGATCAACTGAAGCTCATGGATGTTGTCATAGAAGTTCGAGATGCTCGAATTCCCTTGTCCACTACCCATCCACTG ATGGATCAATGGCTTGGTAATAGGAAAAGAATTTTAGTTTTGAACCGAGAAGACATGATATCTATGGCAGATCGAAATGCTTGGGCAACTTATTTTGCAAAGCAAGGGACTAAAGTTATCTTCTCCAATGGACAATTGGGAATG GGCACTATGAAGCTGAGCCGGTTAGCAAAGGCATTGGCTTCTGATGTAAATGTCAAACGAAGATCTAAAGGTCTGCTTCCTCGTGCG GTTCGGGCTGGAATTGTTGGATATCCTAATGTCGGGAAATCATCTTTGATCAACCGTTTGCTGAAGCGGCGAATGTGTCCAGCAGCACCTAGACCAGGTGTTACAAGAGTATTGAA GTGGGTTCGTTTTGGCAAAGATCTTGAATTTCTAGACTCTCCTGGAATAATTCCGATGCGGATTAGTGATCAAGCAGCTGCAATAAAGCTTGCTATATGTGATGACATTGGAGAGAGATCCTATGATGTAGCTGATGTTGCTGCAATTCTTGTACAAATGCTggcaaggattccaacagtaG GTATAACTGCTCTTCAGAACCGTTACAAAATTGACATGGATGGTACCTGTGGTAAAAC ATTTGTACAGAAGCTTGCCCTTCACTTGTTCAATGGGGACACCCATCAAGCAGCATTTCGTATCTTGACAGATTTCCGAAAAGGGAAATTCGGTTGGATTTCACTGGAGAGGCCTCCTCG TCTGTAG
- the LOC102614452 gene encoding cyclin-P3-1 isoform X2 encodes MGTLALDTESVGTDIYRMLGLKDLGKGTVGSPKILSLIGRLLEKSVQKNEMLLDTIKTKDVTIFHGLRAPTISIQQYIDRIFKYGACSPSCFVIAHIYMDRFLQKTDGHLTSLNVHRLLITSVMVAAKFIDDAFFNNAYYARVGGVSTAEMNRMEVKFLFSLDFRLQVNVETFHKFCSQLGKEAAEGLQIDRPIQACKIKENWSSKGDAACVPTIAR; translated from the exons ATGGGAACTCTGGCACTTGATACTGAGAGTGTTGGTACAGATATATACCGCATGTTGGGACTTAAAGATTTGGGAAAAGGAACTGTAGGAAGTCCGAAGATTTTGTCGCTTATTGGTAGACTTCTTGAGAAATCTGTTCAGAAAAATGAGATGCTACTTGATACAATCAAAACTAAAGACGTTACCATATTTCACGGGTTAAGAGCACCCACTATCAGTATTCAACAATATATCGATCGCATATTCAAGTATGGAGCCTGCAGCCCCTCCTGCTTTGTCATTGCACACATTTATATGGATAGATTCCTTCAGAAAACTGATGGTCATTTAACCTCCCTTAACGTGCATCGGCTCCTTATAACAAGTGTAATGGTAGCAGctaaatttattgatgatgC ATTTTTCAACAATGCATACTATGCTAGAGTGGGAGGAGTAAGCACAGCAGAAATGAACAGGATGGAggtgaaatttttgtttagtttaGATTTCAGGCTTCAAGTGAATGTCGAGACATTTCACAAATTTTGTTCTCAACTGGGAAAAGAAGCAGCTGAAGGACTCCAAATTGACAGGCCAATTCAAGCTTGTAAAATCAAGGAGAATTGGTCAAGTAAAGGAGATGCAGCTTGTGTTCCCACAATTGCAAGATGA